The Mesobacillus jeotgali genome window below encodes:
- a CDS encoding YuzL family protein: MARLKKDPSKAGVSAASVKGNAGPSMGQGGERKQNSQNSQYKK, encoded by the coding sequence ATGGCGAGATTGAAAAAAGATCCATCTAAGGCTGGCGTCAGCGCTGCCAGTGTCAAAGGAAATGCCGGTCCGTCAATGGGACAAGGCGGAGAAAGAAAACAAAACAGCCAGAACAGCCAGTACAAAAAATAA